The following proteins are co-located in the Arctopsyche grandis isolate Sample6627 chromosome 3, ASM5162203v2, whole genome shotgun sequence genome:
- the LOC143910077 gene encoding uncharacterized protein LOC143910077 gives MTRTRKPVTSVTSRQRTRHTTMMISTTRKTTPVATTTREIPQFNFRDLEVDFGLPKYNGRNSPIAVWIERLEENAQILGWTETQQLVYGRMLCEGTAKNFLDSETGIITWAILKERLTREFGHQLNSADVHRELRLEKKGKAEDSLSYIYRMKGIAARCSFIEEEAIIAYIIGGLGFDKYEKLILSWAGSIKELKTRITQCEKIREDDEPRVTGPVRNRENRERLSSRCYNCGGRGHLAADCRFKTRGTRCFNCNEFGHISAQCNSIKTKTVLTIQEEIRKEVSIPTQEDDANMADGDVNMANVSVNSDGLHRKRPLQQRASREMSAQRELIVSNNEEDDANMADVSVNSDGLHRKRPLQQRASREMSAQRKLIVSNDEEDDANMADGGVNLADGSMDGDGLQRGRLWDYGDIPSSNTDQPPDDQFRKGSKDYSHLKNSEDENKEEEKHKDKEKDMAKSQEGLRDPVKISTPKDTVFTFKLGRSRIDVNSMEKKIEPWIEKRLTGCISELEPICVDFIYGKLLAEYLWGDGRFLGQSQRIAEGIG, from the coding sequence atgacgagaacgcggaagcccgtgacgtcggtgacgtcacgtcagcgaacacgccacacgacgatgatgatatccacgacgagaaagacgacgccaGTGGCAACGACGACGAGGGAGATACCACAGTTCAATTTCCGAGATCTGGAGGTTGATTTCGGTCTGCCGAAATATAACGGCAGAAATAGCCCTATTGCAGTGTGGATTGAGCGCCTCGAAGAAAACGCGCAAATCCTCGGCTGGACGGAGACACAACAGTTGGTGTATGGGCGGATGCTGTGTGAAGGAACTGCCAAGAACTTCTTGGACTCGGAAACGGGCATAATCACGTGGGCGATATTAAAAGAACGATTGACCAGAGAGTTTGGCCATCAGTTGAATAGTGCGGACGTGCACAGAGAACTGAGGTTAGAGAAAAAGGGAAAAGCAGAAGACAGTTTAAGCTATATCTACCGGATGAAGGGGATTGCAGCCAGGTGTAGTTTTATTGAGGAAGAGGCGATTATCGCGTACATAATTGGTGGACTTGGGTTTGATAAGTACGAAAAATTGATTCTGAGCTGGGCTGGATCTATTAAGGAGCTGAAGACGCGAATTACGCAgtgcgagaaaattagagaggacgacgaacccagggtgacggggcccgtgagaaaccgtgaaaaccgagaaagactgagttcacgatgctacaattgtGGTGGACGTGGACACttagcagccgactgtaggtttaagacgagaggaactcgttgtttcaattgtaacgagtttgggcacatatcagctcaatgtaacagcatcaaaacaaagactgtcttgacaatacaagaagaaataagaaaagaagtcagtattccaacacaagaggacgatgcgaacatggctgatggagatgtaaacatggccaatgtaagtgtgaacagtgatggtttgcacagaaaaagacctttgcagcaacgggcttcacgagaaatgtctgctcaaagagaactcattgtttccaataatgaagaggacgatgcgaacatggctgatgtaagtgtgaacagtgatggtttgcacagaaaaagacctttgcagcaacgggcttcacgagagatgtctgctcaaagaaaactcattgtttccaatgatgaagaggacgatgcgaacatggctgatggaggtgtgaacctggctgatggaagtatggacggtgatggtttgcaaagaggaagactttgggactacggagacataccgtcttcaaatacagatcaaccacccgatgatcaatttagaaaaggatctaaggattatagtcatttgaagaattctgaagatgagaataaagaagaggagaaacataaagacaaagagaaagatatggctaaatcacaagaaggattaagagacccagtcaaaatttcaacaccgaaggacactgtattcactttcaagctcggtcgtagtcggattgatgttaattcaatggaaaagaaaatagaaccatggattgagaaaagacttactggatgtatcagtgagctagaaccaatatgtgttgacttcatttatggtaaattactagcagaatatctgtggggtgacggcagattcctcggacagtcacagagaatcgccgagggcattggatag
- the Dhps gene encoding deoxyhypusine synthase has translation MNQNESKLTEEKVPDIAASAVLLKSKDLPVNTPRVKGYDWNNGIDYQALLESYLHTGFQATNFGLAVKEINRMLEHRMTPLTDDQIDQHEDDEFIKRKYSCTIFLGFTSNMVSSGLRDTIRFLVQHKMVDCIVTTAGGVEEDFIKCLADTYIGDFHLRGTQLRDKGINRIGNLLVPNDNYCLFEDWVMPILDEMLVEQRTKGTLWTPSKVIARLGEKINNENSIHYWAWKNKIPVFSPALTDGSLGDMMYFHSFRNPGLVVDIVSDLRRINTMAVKAVSSGMIILGGGVIKHHICNANLMRNGADYCVFLNTASEFDGSDSGARPDEAVSWGKITKDASPVKVHAEASLVFPLLVGETFAKLHFA, from the exons atgaatcaaaacgaaTCCAAACTAACAGAAGAGAAAGTTCCTGACATAGCTGCATCTGCAGTGCTACTGAAAAGTAAGGATCTGCCGGTTAACACCCCACGCGTAAAAGGATATGATTGGAACAATGGTATTGACTATCAAGCCTTACTGGAAAGCTATCTTCATACTGGATTTCAAGCTACTAATTTCGGACTAGCGGTTAAAGAAATTAATAGAATGCTCGAACATCGAATGACACCTTTGACTGATGACCAAATCGATCAACACGAAGATGACGAATTTATCAAAAGAAAATATAGTTGTACGATATTCTTAGGATTCACTTCAAACATGGTTTCATCCGGATTACGGGATACAATTAG ATTTTTAGTTCAACATAAAATGGTGGATTGTATTGTGACAACAGCAGGTGGAGTTGAAGAGGATTTTATTAAGTGCTTAGCTGATACTTATATTGGTGATTTTCATTTAAGAGGCACACAATTAAGAGATAAAGGAATTAATAGAAttg GTAATTTGCTAGTTCCAAATGATAACTATTGTCTATTTGAAGATTGGGTTATGCCAATATTGGATGAAATGTTAGTGGAACAGAGAACAAAAGGTACACTGTGGACACCTTCAAAAGTAATTGCAAG attgggagaaaagataaataatgaaaattcgaTTCATTATTGGGCGTGGAAAAATAAGATTCCGGTCTTTAGTCCTGCTTTAACTGACGGAAGTCTCGGTGATATGATGTATTTTCATTCCTTTAGAAATCCAGGCCTCGTCGTCGACATTGTCAGTGACTTGAGACGGATTAACACGATGGCTGTGAAGGCAGTCAGTTCAGGAATGATCATACTGGGTGGTGGGGTGATAAAGCATCATATTTGCAATGCCAACTTAATGCGAAACGGTGCCGATTATTGCGTATTTTTGAATACGGCATCCGAATTCGACGGCAGCGACTCAGGTGCTCGTCCGGATGAAGCCGTATCATGGGGGAAAATCACCAAAGATGCTTCTCCGGTGAAAGTTCACGCAGAAGCCAGCCTAGTGTTTCCACTGTTGGTCGGTGAAACTTTTGCAAAACTACATTTTGCTTAA